One segment of Synechocystis sp. PCC 7509 DNA contains the following:
- a CDS encoding orange carotenoid protein N-terminal domain-containing protein: MSFTIESARSIFPDTKVANAVPATVESFERLKAEDQLALLWFAYTEMGVTITAAAMQVVDMVFAEKTLTQIKQMPELEQTQVMCDLVNHTDTPICRTYSAFGTNVKLGFWYQLSEWMKQGLVAPIPEGYKLSATASEVLGAIRQLEGGQQLTVLRDIVLNMGYSSTMVTPEVAEPVVPPKDVKPRTKISIEGINNSTVLSYMENMNAFDFPAAVALFAEDGALQPPFEEPIVSRESILTYMREECYGLKLIPERGISEPAAEGFTQIKVTGKVQTPWVGDSVGILLAWRFLLNPQSEIFFVAIDVLASPQELLNLGLIK, encoded by the coding sequence ATGTCTTTTACTATCGAGTCTGCACGCTCTATTTTTCCGGACACTAAAGTTGCTAATGCGGTTCCAGCGACAGTTGAATCTTTTGAGCGACTCAAGGCTGAGGATCAGTTAGCTTTACTTTGGTTTGCCTATACGGAGATGGGAGTTACAATCACTGCTGCCGCTATGCAGGTAGTCGATATGGTTTTTGCAGAGAAAACCCTGACTCAAATTAAACAAATGCCTGAATTGGAGCAAACGCAAGTTATGTGCGATTTGGTTAACCATACTGACACTCCTATCTGCCGCACTTACTCAGCTTTTGGCACAAATGTTAAGTTAGGCTTTTGGTATCAGTTAAGCGAGTGGATGAAACAAGGGCTTGTTGCTCCGATTCCAGAAGGTTATAAATTGTCAGCAACGGCATCAGAAGTGCTTGGAGCCATCCGTCAACTTGAAGGGGGTCAGCAACTGACGGTATTACGAGATATTGTCCTCAACATGGGATATAGCTCAACGATGGTTACCCCAGAAGTCGCAGAACCTGTGGTTCCACCTAAAGATGTTAAACCCCGAACTAAAATCAGCATTGAGGGCATCAACAACTCTACAGTTTTGAGCTACATGGAGAATATGAACGCCTTTGACTTTCCGGCGGCGGTGGCTTTATTTGCTGAAGACGGTGCATTGCAACCGCCCTTCGAGGAACCAATTGTGAGCCGAGAGTCTATCCTCACTTATATGCGTGAAGAATGCTACGGACTCAAGCTGATACCTGAACGGGGGATCTCGGAGCCAGCAGCAGAGGGATTTACCCAGATTAAAGTGACAGGTAAAGTGCAAACTCCGTGGGTGGGTGACAGTGTTGGTATTCTTCTCGCATGGCGGTTTTTGCTTAATCCTCAAAGTGAGATTTTCTTTGTAGCAATTGACGTGCTTGCCTCTCCCCAAGAACTACTAAATCTTGGTTTGATAAAGTAA
- a CDS encoding transposase: RACEDTEVLRPLIAQHPDLAIAVELAEEFLRLLRQRQGEAFEAWLTKALKSSLKPFQSFAFGLFDDYVAVKASMMLNVSNGPVEGLNNRLKMLKRQMYGRAGLALLSKRFILSQ, translated from the coding sequence ATCGAGCGTGCGAAGACACTGAAGTGTTGAGGCCTCTGATAGCACAGCACCCAGACCTAGCAATTGCAGTAGAGTTAGCAGAGGAGTTTTTACGGCTGCTACGCCAGCGACAAGGTGAGGCGTTTGAAGCTTGGTTGACCAAGGCTCTCAAAAGTTCGTTGAAGCCATTTCAATCATTTGCATTCGGTCTTTTTGATGACTACGTGGCGGTTAAGGCAAGCATGATGTTAAACGTGAGCAATGGACCAGTGGAAGGATTGAATAACCGATTAAAAATGTTGAAACGGCAGATGTATGGACGCGCTGGATTAGCATTACTCAGCAAACGTTTCATTCTGTCTCAGTAA